AATGACGTTATGCACTGATGGCATATTGACAACGAGAAAATCTACCATAAGAGTGGCTTGGTGTTGTCCTTCTCCCGCGGTCACGGGGAGGGAAATGACTCCTTCAGAGATTACCCTTTTTCCGGTAAAGCCGTACaggggggtcttcacaggtctaaGGCACGACCTTGGAATCTCGATTCTTTCAAAAGCCTCGGAGTAGATCACATCGGCTGAGCTTACGATGTCGACTAGGATGTGGTAAATCTTATAGTTGGCTATAGTCACAATAATCACTAGGGCATCGTCGTGCGGATGCTGGATTCTACACGTATCGTCTTCCGTGAAGGTCAAACTACATGGGGTAACTCGGAGTTTCTTGCTTGGCCGCTCGATCATGTGGATGTAGTGCTCCAGATCGGACTTCTGAGAGTAGGCTTTTCGAGCATGGTTCAAATCTCCTCCACCGGACGAGCCACCGAAGATAGTGCGAATTTCGGCTAGCTCTTCTGGGGTGTTATTCGGCTGATCTCGTTCTTCTTCTTGAGCTGTTTTCTCTTCCTTGGTGTACCGGTGCAAATGACCTTTACGAATAAAGGCCTCAATCTCATCCTTGAGGTCCACACAGTCGGCTGTGTTGTGGCCGTGATCTCAGTGGAAATGAAAATATTTGCATTTGTCTTGATGATCCGGATCGGCTTTCATACAAACAGGCCAATTCAGAAGCCTCTGCTCTCGGATGTCCAGTAGAATCTGCTCGGTGGATGTGTTGAGGGGGGTGTATGAATGGAATTTACCCTCTAGTTTTCTTCTTGAACGACTATCACGGGGGGCGCGGTCATCTGGCCCTTTGCTAGGTGTCTGAGGTTCTTCGTTCCTTGGCCTATTCCCTTTACCAGTCGGCTCTGCCACTTGAATATTTTTGCAGGCATTGGAGAATTCCTCGACGTTAGGATACTTTTGAGCTCTAGTGATGAGTTCGGCTAACATCTTCGGAGATTCTTTCCAATAGAGAAGGTGAACTTCCCCTCTTTTAGACCACTGAACACGGCAGAGAGAGATATCTTATCATCATAGTCCTCCACCTGTAATGCTTCTTCATTGAAACGAGCGATGTAGTCTTTCAATGATTCCTGAAGCCCTTGCTTGATGGTGAATAGataagtattcaatttcttattcttcttaccacttatgaattgggtaaggaatgaTCGGTTAAGCTCCGCGAAGGACCCAATGGAGTTGGGTTTGAGCTGGCggtaccaactccgagcggaCCTCGTGAGCGTGATCGAAAACCCTCTGCACATTATCACGTCCGTTGTTGTTTGGATCTGCATCCACAAAGGATAAGCTTCCACATGCTCGGACGGGTCACCAAACCCTGAGTGTTAGATGACGGGAGGTATTCAGAACCTCTGAAGCATTAGCTCGCTCATGATCGTAGGGGTgaaggaggctcggtctcttccatcatcgcttggACAGCGGCGGGAACTAAAGACGGCTGCTGATTCTTTTCTAATGTCAGGATTTTATTGTTGAGCTCTGCGAACCGTCTTTCCCAGGGATCTTTGTTTTCAGCCACCATCTCTTGGGCGTCTTCTATTTTGGGAGTTCTCCTTCCCCTCCTTCTTTCTAACTCATGGCGTAGATTTGTCGGCGCCAGGGCCAAGGTGACCGAGGCATTCAATGGAACTCGAGTCGTTGCATTCCGGGTCGGAACTCAGACTTAGGTCGGGGGAGGGTTCTGAACCAAAGTTGGTGCCTGACCAGGTTGCCGCTGAGAACCCTTAGGTCTAACACTCCTCGGCGTGGATTGGGCTTCTACTACTGGACCAACCGTTTCCTGAACAGGGTTTTCCTGAACAGGATGTGGCCGCGGCTCCTGTTACTGCTTCATCTGGTTGATTTCGTCACGTAGGGCTTCTATCGCATTTTGCATTCCTCGATACTTACTCGCCCGATTGTGAGAACACTGGGAAGGCCCCGGGGCCGATTTGGCATGAAGTAGTGAAGAGGATCGGGTCTGATCATTTTGCTCTGGATCTATAGTGGTCACCTTCTTCTTCCCTCTTGCCATAATGCTTAAAGATAGGAACCTGACCTTTCGTATCAGTTTCCCATAGATGGTGCTAAAAATGTTGATGACTAAATCTGGGCTGCTCTTCACTTCGACCCATGAACTCTGAACCGCTTCGACGTCTCAAACCTGCACACTCACAATTAGCAAAGGAGACCCTTATCtacgcaggggaccctccgatgcttatgTCACGTCAAGAAAAACTAGGTCTAAGTTCGGGTTTAGAGAGAGTGCCAGATGTTGCGTACCTATAACAATGGAgtctcattgtatttatacctgactatcGGATGGTTTAGGTccattaatctcggcacgattcactcaattagtgagatattatgatcgtggagatattatccatATTCCAGGGATCGTGTAGCGTATCGTGCGTATCTGCGAGTGAAACAATCAGTCATGTCCACTTAAGGTAGTTTCTTAATTTAGCTCATGGAGCGTCCACATCCCACCTCGGCCTCAGCTCGGGATCCTAAGCCATAGAGGCCCTGACTCCGAGTCTTGGACTTAGACCAGCATACACATGGAATTTTCCCATTGAGTTATTAAGCGAGGACCGCGTCATGAGTCTGAGTAGAGCTCCGGCTTGGACTTATGATGGACCCGGCCTTACTTGTCCGTCGGGTTTTCTAGAGGTCTCCCCTCCAAGCTTCGAGGTGAGTAGTTGGCTTAACCCCTTGAGTTGAGTCTCCCCGCTACAAGTGACATGATTGTGAGTGGTCGAATGATTTGTCTCTGGTCAAGCAAGTGGGACAGTCCAAGGTCTCGCAAGTAAGTTCCGGTATGATCTTCATACCGACTGCCTTGATATCGGATTACTCCAAACCAACAACCTCAATGCTAAAGTGCAACTGAGGTCAAGCCGAACATCATCCTTCAAATTAGCCTAGTTTTACTCTTATGTATCTGATCCGGTTAGTGTGGCGTCGGACCTTAGAACTgaaggggctcggatcttcccatagcATCAATGAATAACCTTTATTTTTAGTCTTATTCGTCCTAGGTCGCATTAATAAGAAACTTGAAGACTGCAATTACtgttggattaaaaaaaaagttatagCTAAAGGTAAAAGGATCCCATTAAAGGACTAAACATCCACTTCTAAATCACTTGATAGGTGCAACATTGGTGGTTGGACAATTAGATAAACCTCCGTAAATAAGATCCTAAGATTGATTTTGCGCCTAAGGTTGCAAGCCTTCAATTAAATTTGAACTGAGTATGAGTCT
This region of Magnolia sinica isolate HGM2019 chromosome 1, MsV1, whole genome shotgun sequence genomic DNA includes:
- the LOC131244106 gene encoding uncharacterized protein LOC131244106 — translated: MLAELITRAQKYPNVEEFSNACKNIQVAEPTGKGNRPRNEEPQTPSKGPDDRAPRDSRSRRKLEGKFHSYTPLNTSTEQILLDIREQRLLNWPVSDCVDLKDEIEAFIRKGHLHRYTKEEKTAQEEERDQPNNTPEELAEIRTIFGGSSGGGDLNHARKAYSQKSDLEHYIHMIERPSKKLRVTPCSLTFTEDDTCRIQHPHDDALVIIVTIANYKIYHILVDIVSSADVIYSEAFERIEIPRSCLRPVKTPLYGFTGKRVISEGVISLPVTAGEGQHQATLMVDFLVVNMPSVHNVILDRPSLNVMRAVISTNHLLMKFPTRGERGYLQGDQREARRCYAIAVKKGSVKQALTVNVLNPKGPIDDSSMEDLEKVPLDEADPNRQKTTFVTDKGLYCYRVMPFGLKNVGATYQMLVNQMVAKQIGHTMEVYIDDMLVKSIKASDHLTDLGEMSSSENTR